One region of Miscanthus floridulus cultivar M001 chromosome 19, ASM1932011v1, whole genome shotgun sequence genomic DNA includes:
- the LOC136525226 gene encoding uncharacterized protein isoform X2, translating to MEAGKVGRENEEGAVDGRGDGRDSTVHSQPEREGAPILKESKFKVYLLLERLSNYSLPCLLGKFPVLIPHEDLVWNRQDEETIRTTSQHVGLDVATKIKTGSGARVIPMTVHLATCFDGLASSLMD from the exons ATGGAGGCCGGCAAGGTAGGGAGAGAGAACGAGGAGGGCGCAGTGGATGGCCGTGGTGACGGCCGTGACAGTACAGTCCACAGCCAGCCGGAGAGAGAGGGCGCCCCGATACTGAAGGAATCCAAATTCAAGGTCTATTTACTGCTGGAACG GCTTTCAAATTATTCTTTGCCGTGTCTTCTTGGAAAATTCCCG GTTTTGATTCCACATGAGGACCTGGTCTGGAATAGGCAAGACGAGGAAACCATCAGGACCACCTCTCAG CATGTTGGTCTGGATGTGGCGACAAAGATCAAGACCGGGAGCGGTGCACGGGTGATTCCGATGACTGTCCACTTGGCCACCTGCTTTGATGGATTAGCTAGCTCACTGATGGATTAG
- the LOC136525226 gene encoding uncharacterized protein isoform X3: MEAGKVGRENEEGAVDGRGDGRDSTVHSQPEREGAPILKESKFKVYLLLERLSNYSLPCLLGKFPVLIPHEDLVWNRQDEETIRTTSQELILCPCNAV; this comes from the exons ATGGAGGCCGGCAAGGTAGGGAGAGAGAACGAGGAGGGCGCAGTGGATGGCCGTGGTGACGGCCGTGACAGTACAGTCCACAGCCAGCCGGAGAGAGAGGGCGCCCCGATACTGAAGGAATCCAAATTCAAGGTCTATTTACTGCTGGAACG GCTTTCAAATTATTCTTTGCCGTGTCTTCTTGGAAAATTCCCG GTTTTGATTCCACATGAGGACCTGGTCTGGAATAGGCAAGACGAGGAAACCATCAGGACCACCTCTCAG GAGTTGATCTTGTGCCCGTGCAACGCCGTCTGA
- the LOC136525226 gene encoding uncharacterized protein isoform X1: MEAGKVGRENEEGAVDGRGDGRDSTVHSQPEREGAPILKESKFKVYLLLERLSNYSLPCLLGKFPVLIPHEDLVWNRQDEETIRTTSQVKAERRPRHQFAPRTRHHRRPSSSASSPVQPSSASTSRVLNQV; the protein is encoded by the exons ATGGAGGCCGGCAAGGTAGGGAGAGAGAACGAGGAGGGCGCAGTGGATGGCCGTGGTGACGGCCGTGACAGTACAGTCCACAGCCAGCCGGAGAGAGAGGGCGCCCCGATACTGAAGGAATCCAAATTCAAGGTCTATTTACTGCTGGAACG GCTTTCAAATTATTCTTTGCCGTGTCTTCTTGGAAAATTCCCG GTTTTGATTCCACATGAGGACCTGGTCTGGAATAGGCAAGACGAGGAAACCATCAGGACCACCTCTCAG GTCAAGGCGGAACGACGACCTCGCCACCAGTTCGCGCCCCGCACTCGCCATCACCGCCGGCCATCTAGCTCCGCCTCGTCCCCGGTTCAACCAAGCAGTGCATCGACATCgcg TGTACTCAATCAGGTGTGA
- the LOC136525226 gene encoding uncharacterized protein isoform X4 → MEAGKVGRENEEGAVDGRGDGRDSTVHSQPEREGAPILKESKFKVYLLLERLSNYSLPCLLGKFPVLIPHEDLVWNRQDEETIRTTSQVYAEIDE, encoded by the exons ATGGAGGCCGGCAAGGTAGGGAGAGAGAACGAGGAGGGCGCAGTGGATGGCCGTGGTGACGGCCGTGACAGTACAGTCCACAGCCAGCCGGAGAGAGAGGGCGCCCCGATACTGAAGGAATCCAAATTCAAGGTCTATTTACTGCTGGAACG GCTTTCAAATTATTCTTTGCCGTGTCTTCTTGGAAAATTCCCG GTTTTGATTCCACATGAGGACCTGGTCTGGAATAGGCAAGACGAGGAAACCATCAGGACCACCTCTCAG